GAAATTATCTCCACCAAAGATATCTTCTCCTTTAGACAACATAGACTTGGTGTGCCCGATTTCAAACAAATTAGAAGCAAACACCAAGAAAAGAGTTTTGCTTAACACACACCAGATTGGTCGAGTGGTAGGCAAATCCAAACTGGGATCAAATGGTCATTGTAATCCTAGGCTAAAACTTAAATGATCTTAACAGCATTTCACAGAATCTTAAACTTAAGCCTACTTTTAATGGAAACTTCATAATTAAAGCCTTTGATATTGCATATTAATTACATTTAAGAATGCAGATATAGTAATACAGTGTAATTTCAACAAAAACTAGTGAGCTTCAGTGCTAAGTAGTTTCATTATAATTCTGCAGCAAAATTCTTCATACACTCCTCAAACATTCACAATCTTATTTGGAAAGCTACCAAATAACAAGTTAAGACATATATTCTTTTCCCAGTAGCTCAAATTCTACACAAATTGCTTACAAAGCTGTATTGAGTACTAATAATAGTACAAGGTCATGAACTAATTTTCAAGAAGCAGTTCAAGGAATAGCATCCTGTAATCCTATTTTCACAtgttaaaagataaattaacaTATCAGCTTATATCATATAACTAAGCTATATCACTGGGCCAATTTGATTAGAATCAAGTCCATAGTCCATACTTAGCTTGAAGGTTAAGATTCATCAGCATGATCATAAAACACCAAACTGCTAGTTTTCTAAATTGTAAACATCTAAATCAAGCTTATCAGAGCAACATCAGCGAAAATCTTGCAAAGAGAAAAAGTAATAACATATAATGATACAATTTTCAAGTTTACAACACAGCAAAGAGTTCacaattaacaaaaacaataataaaagctcatcatcatcatcaacatacaTACCCTTGAAGCACAGAGAATGATCAAGGCACAGCATTGAGCCTCCCTTCAAACACGAAACCTCGGTACAGCCCTTCGCCGTTTCCCGGCAAGTGATCGATCCACCGCCACTCTCCTCCTACCTTTCTGCTGCTCCCGGACCGGTCCCAAAGCGCCAATTTCTTCCCGATCCGCTTCGCCGAGAAGCAAACCCTGTCTCCGCCTCCAAAAACCTTGAACTTGCTGGACTCCCTGAAGCACCGGAACATCTCAGGCGGCATCCTCCCTGCCTCCTCCCAGTCCATCGTCGTCAAATCAAGCCGCAGAATCAAGATCGTCGAGCACGGCGCGTTCAGCGAGAACGACGACTTCAATCCCCCAACCATCAGCACTGTCGCGCGACCTCCATCGCCGCCGTTGTCTCGAACCAGTCTCGGCCTCTTCAATATATCAAACACNNNNNNNNNNNNNNNNNNNNNNNNNNNNNNNNNNNNNNNNNNNNNNNNNNNNNNNNNNNNNNNNNNNNNNNNNNNNNNNNCAGCCGCCGCAAAGAGCTTCCACTGGCTCCGCCACGGCGAGCCGACGTCGCAGAGCGCAAGGACGCGGTCTCCGACGAGGACCGGACTCCGTGGCTTCGCGGGAAGATTGGAAGAGAATTTCATCCACTGGTGGTTGCTGTCGCCGGAGAAATAGAGGGCGGCGAGTTCGGTGAGGACCATAACGCGGTTAGA
The Arachis duranensis cultivar V14167 chromosome 5, aradu.V14167.gnm2.J7QH, whole genome shotgun sequence genome window above contains:
- the LOC107491639 gene encoding SKP1-interacting partner 15 (The sequence of the model RefSeq protein was modified relative to this genomic sequence to represent the inferred CDS: added 59 bases not found in genome assembly), with amino-acid sequence MVLTELAALYFSGDSNHQWMKFSSNLPAKPRSPVLVGDRVLALCDVGSPWRSQWKLFAAAAPPHAAFQTWSRLERHEWGDVFDILKRPRLVRDNGGDGGRATVLMVGGLKSSFSLNAPCSTILILRLDLTTMDWEEAGRMPPEMFRCFRESSKFKVFGGGDRVCFSAKRIGKKLALWDRSGSSRKVGGEWRWIDHLPGNGEGLYRGFVFEGRLNAVP